The following proteins come from a genomic window of Oncorhynchus mykiss isolate Arlee chromosome 19, USDA_OmykA_1.1, whole genome shotgun sequence:
- the LOC110498482 gene encoding zinc finger protein 589, with the protein MVFHTQIASIMEVLANAAVAEICKVVDDDYAVFRLEITQNQKENRTLRRKLQLLELKVVRERAERTIRERVRASRPSSVKILDQYRGMARGEGHLTGGHMSFEKPARHNTWRDDQPITVDEGSGSSTQHVIVIESADAEASGSGGSSLVKQDRTEGDHPRHSRDMKLETGAAAGVAPLVATEDLATMPHPRNRRSITEVNGMLDAVLKSETDTKTLTVTHRLLHTRSDHRSDPERLGLRQLSCPLAPGSEYLLYGNPSPRTVHSHRDSGYALETGNDPSCSYTTEMDPDNMPLDLETQIDQSRGDWNRYSSSVYSEGCLDKKGEVIVVDEVKVEGDAPLTWNVDDTHLGEGHSQGRDLLDYRESLETNPSIETHSPLHALRDRDPVSKSMDHSGSHILFDQVLNSNDQGAKVLGGEASSSKEKRFLCMFCNKGFSCLQKVEIHQRVHTGVKPFSCTQCHMRFTEAGKLKRHQRVHTGEKPFSCTQCQMRFAQAGHLKRHQRVHTGEKPYSCPQCHMRFAQASNLKMHLKVHTGERPFACTHCGKKFSERSYLRIHQQKNHSTL; encoded by the exons atggtttttcacactcaaatagcctccatcatggaggtTCTAGCGAATGCAGCTGTGGCAGAGATCTGTAAAgtcgtagacgacgactatgcagtgtttcgtttggaaataactcaaaaccagaaagaaaacaggacattgcggaggaaactacagctATTGGAACTGAAGGTGGTACGGGAGCGCGCAGAGAGGACAATTAGAGAGCGCGTCCGCGCCAGTCGTCCCAGTAGTGTGAAGATCCTCGACCAatacagaggaatggcaagag GTGAAGGTcatctcactggaggccacaTGAGCTTTGAGAAGCCAGCGAgacacaatacatggagagatgaccaaccaatcactgttgatgagggAAGTGGATCTTCAACCCAGCATGTTATTGTGATAGAG TCTGCAGATGCAGAGGCTTCTGGTTCTGGAGGATCATCTCTGGTCAAACAGGACAGGACTGAAGGAGACCACCCACGGCACAGCAGAGATATGAAGCTGGAGACTGGAGCAGCGGCTGGCGTGGCGCCCCTTGTAGCCACGGAGGACCTCGCCACCATGCCCCATCCAAGGAACCGACGCAGCATCACGGAGGTCAATGGAATGCTGGACGCTGtcctcaagtcagagacagacaccaagACTTTAACTGTAACACACAGGCTCTTACACACTAGATCTGACCACAGgtcagacccagagagactggggctgaggcAACTAAGCTGTCCTCTTGCTCCCGGCTCAGAGTATTTACTTTACGGTAACCCGAGCCCGAGGACGGTTCATTCCCATCGGGACTCAGGTTACGCGTTAGAGACGGGAAATGATCCGTCTTGTTCCTACACAACAGAGATGGACCCTGACAACATGCCCTTGGATTTAGAAACACAGATTGATCAGTCTAGAGGGGACTGGAATcggtacagtagtagtgtatactctgaagggtgcCTAGATAAGAAAGGGGAGGTTATAGTGGTAGATGAGGTGAAAGTGGAGGGCGACGCTCCTCTGACATGGAACGTAGACGATACTCACTTAGGGGAAGGACACTCACAGGGCAGAGATTTGTTAGATTACAGGGAAAGCTTAGAGACAAATCCAAGCATCGAGACCCACTCCCCTTTACATGCGCTCAGGGATCGCGACCCAGTGTCCAAGTCGATGGACCATTCCGGTTCACACATTCTTTTTGATCAGGTTTTGAACTCAAATGACCAAGGGGCCAAGGTTTTGGGAGGTGAAGCAAGCAGTAGTAAAGAGAAgcggttcctctgcatgttctgtaacaaaggcttcagctgcctccagaaggtggagatccaccagagggtccacacaggagtgaaacccttcagctgtacccagtgtcacatgcgtTTCACAGAGGCTGGTAaactgaagaggcaccagagggtccacacaggggagaaacccttcagctgtacccagtgtcagaTGCGCTTCGCCCAGGCTGGgcacctgaagaggcaccagagggtccacacaggggagaaaccctacagctgcccccagtgtcacatgcgcttcGCCCAGGCTAGCAAcctgaagatgcacctgaaggtccacaccGGAGAACGGCCATTTGCCTGTACACACTGCGGGAAGAagttctcagagaggagctacctcaggatacaccagcagaaaaaccaTTCCACTCTGTAA